A single window of Bradyrhizobium daqingense DNA harbors:
- a CDS encoding DUF2231 domain-containing protein, with amino-acid sequence MSINPKTTAAIGDHPLHPMLIPFPIACLVGAPIADLAFIGTGDGFWARAAIWLIGAGIVMALLAAAAGFIDFFSEPRIRSLEDAWYHMVGNLAAVVLALVNFYVRYAQGAEAAVKPWGVVLSLIVVGILLFTGWKGWEMVYRHHVAVLDAPGQTSSEPVNPHHGGERHRRAA; translated from the coding sequence ATGAGTATCAACCCTAAAACGACCGCCGCGATCGGCGATCATCCCCTGCACCCCATGCTGATCCCGTTCCCCATCGCATGCCTGGTCGGCGCGCCCATCGCCGATCTCGCCTTCATCGGAACCGGCGACGGTTTCTGGGCAAGAGCCGCAATCTGGCTGATCGGCGCCGGCATCGTCATGGCGCTCCTCGCTGCCGCGGCGGGCTTCATCGATTTCTTCAGCGAGCCCCGCATCCGCAGCCTGGAGGACGCCTGGTATCACATGGTCGGCAACCTCGCGGCAGTCGTGCTGGCGCTGGTCAATTTCTATGTCCGCTACGCCCAAGGCGCTGAAGCCGCCGTAAAGCCGTGGGGCGTGGTGCTGTCGCTGATCGTCGTCGGCATCCTCTTGTTCACGGGATGGAAGGGCTGGGAGATGGTGTACCGGCATCATGTCGCAGTACTGGACGCACCCGGCCAGACCAGCTCGGAGCCCGTCAATCCGCATCATGGCGGCGAAAGGCACCGCCGCGCCGCCTGA